Within Lolium rigidum isolate FL_2022 chromosome 5, APGP_CSIRO_Lrig_0.1, whole genome shotgun sequence, the genomic segment AACAGAATCAGATTGTTCCTATAATATAGTATAGCACATCCTGGTCATGAAACATAGTTATCTATATCACAGTACATGTTCCTATAATATAGTATAGCACGTCCTGGTCATGAAACATAGTTATCTTCTATATCACAGTACAGTGAGTAGAGCTACCACATTACCAATCCTTAACAATAAAATTCAATCAATTGAAAACAAACTGAAAACTAACCCTCGGGAAACTCGCGATCAGGTCAATAGGTACCCATCCTTGATCATCCATGCGTTCTCTCAAGTATGTGTCATGGCAAAGATTATCGGTGCTAGGAAGAAAACAGGTGAAACAAACAATTAGCAGCAAAACCAGCAATAACACATCAATAAATATCAAGTAGATCCACTACCTAAAGTAATGTTCAATCTGATGTCGAATATCATTTTGCAAACTTTGTTGATCCTGCTGAACACCAAAGGGCTGCATTGATTGCTGAACAAGTTGCATGTTCTGGAACTGCTGCTCAACCGGTGTGACATAGTAAGGAAAAGCCTGTACATCGCCTGCACATCACCACACAAACCACATTACAACAATGATATAAGAATTTCATTCCAAATAATGACGGGATGATTTGGCTCACCAGGGTAACCAAAGGGTGGAACATATGACCCATAAGGCGGCGGCATCATAAAATGGGTAGCAAGCGGGGGCGGCGGTGGTCGCTGAAATGCTCCAGGCTGATAGAAACCTGActgttgctgctgttgttgcaCTGGCATAGCTCTTGAATAGTTCCTTGGGGAGAAATTACCCCCTCTGTCATGGTCACGGCGATTCCGACCACCACGACCACCAAATCCATTGCTGCTGCCACTATCATTGCGACCATTGTTGTTCCAGCGGCCGCCACCTCTACCACCGCTATTTCTATTTCCCCAGTCACCGCTGCCATTGCCACTGTCAttgctgccaccaccaccacgcccgcTACCGTTCCAGTTGTTACTGCTAAGCACCCTTCTACTGCTATCAGTACCACTGCCCCCAATGCCGCCACTATGAACACTAGAGCCGAGGCTGCTGCCTCCACTGTGAACACTAGAGTTTAGGTTGCTGCCTCCACTGTGAACACTAGAGTTTAGATTGCTGCCGCCACCAAGGCCCCCATCGTTCCAGTTACCATCACCGCCACTACTACTGTTCTCATCACTACTATTGTTACCAGTGCTGCGACCGCGACTGCTCTCATTGCCAGCGCTGACCAGTTCATTGTTACCGTCATGGGCAGTACCTCGGTTGTTACCAGCGTGACCAGCACTATCATGCCGAACTGAATCTGGCTGGCTTGGGCTGCCGTTCTGTGGCGATGGGGCCGTGGTGGGAGCGCTGGGAGGAGGGGAAGTAGACGCAGGGCTCGGGCTCGGGGAAGTGGAGATCGGATTAGAAACCGGCTGCGATGCCACAGACGGCGCAATCAAATCCTCCTGATCGCATGAAGAGATTCGTCAGATACACAGAATCAATCAGCTAGGCGCTGCAAAACAAATCTAAACATGCGCGATCGCGTCCAGATGCATCAGAACAATGGAGTTCGAGGCGAGATTCAGTTACCGGCGCGGAGGGGGCGGAGCCATCGGAGAGGGACCTGAGGGAGTCGGAGGAGGCCGAGTTGGGCCCCGCGCGCCCCGGCGCCGCGTCCACGAGCGCCGGCCACGACTCCTCGCCGCCGATGATGCCGCCGCCAgcgggggccggcggcggcggcggcacgttcCACGCCGTCTTCCTCGCCGCCGCATTGCCGGGATCGGGGCCCTCCGCCTGCGCGGCCGGATCGCGGAGATTCTCCTGCGGCCGGGGCGGCGCGccgatcgccgccgccgtcggcgccggcGCGGGGGCGAAGCTGCCCGCCGCCGTTCGCGCGGGCGAGGCACCTCCAGCGGCCGGCGACATGGCGGGCGCGAggggatggcggcggcgcgcggtccGGCGGCTTGTGtcacggaggaggaggggagCGGGGTTTTGGATTGCGATTTACTCGGGAACGGAGGAGAcgaggaggagagaagaggagcaGCTCCAGCGGCGGTGGAGGTTAGGTGGGCAAATTGGAGCAACACGCGGGGGTATTTCCGGGAAAGTCGCCCCCGGAAAGGACAGAACGAGTTTGTTGTGTCCCCGTTTACTCGCTAGTAACCGCTCTTGCtctcatgtcaaaaaaaaaaaaaaaaaaaaaaaccgctcTTGCTCTGCTAAGCAAAACCTCTCGTGCATATCCACCTCCAAACAATTTCCAGAAAAGGTTTTTTTTTCTCCcataaaagttgtataggaataCCTTAgcttatttgtttttttttaggTAATGGTAGTTTGGATATTTTTTTTGAATGAAATAGTTTCATTTTAAAGGAAATTCATCTAGAGGCACGTAGACTCGGCGCACGAGTAGTACATGGGAGAGGATGACCTGAAACGTGCAGACTTGACGATATCGAATTCTCGAACAAGATAAAGTGATGTGGTTTATCTTAGAAggacttcacccaaatctccaaCACATCGGGGAAAGAAAGGGCTACGACAATGTTAGAGAGCGCGCTCGAGGAGAGAGCGCTTCGCTCCTCTCTCTCCTTTCCTGAGTTCTCCCCTTTTCCTTGGTAGGTCGGCCGGTGCCGTTAAATTCGCCTGCCTCCCTtcccctctcctccgccggcggcgccggccggAGTGGGAGGGGAAGGAAGGTATGTGCGTGTATAGCTGTAGGTGTAGGTTTGTTCGGCTGTATGCCGTTCTGGAGATTTTCACCGGAGctcgcgggcggcggccggcggccggatcTTTTCTCGCCGTGCTTGGCTCCATGGTGGAGTGTGGGTGGCGGATTTGGCCGGATCTCCTCAAATAagctcgccttttggtcggatctgGAGCGGATCTCGCTGTTTCTTGTTTCTTCCTTTTGCTACCATGGTGGGAGGAGAAGGGAGGTGGAGCAGTTGAGTATTTCGATTCCGATTTTGGTGGAGTTTCAGCTGTTCTATGGAGGGTGCTGTGCTCTTCCTTGTCCTCCGATGTCTTGCCCCTTTTCATCTCTCGGCTCCTTGTGGTGATGGTGAAGAGTGGGTCTGCGGTGCCAGGGACGGAGTCCCGGCCGATGTTCTGGAACCGTATCTTAGTTCCTGTCCATCAGGACAGGCATTCTTGCGGCTCTCAAAGCCTCTAATGGCGATGGTGTATGCAGTTGAGACGCGTGACGTCTTTTTTCCTCTTCTTTGCTGCAATGGAGTATGGAGTGGAGGATCACGGCGGAAGAGAGGTCGTGGTTGGAGACGAAGCACGGTGGAAGATTGGCCCCAGATGGTTTTCTTTGTATTTTCGTATTTTGCTGGGGTTGTTTGAGCAAAAGTGTTAGGACAGCTGTGGTAGTAGTTTCTAGTGGTGTGTGCGCGTGTCATGTACTCTGTATGAATTGATCTTATCCTATATGCATGTacactttcgcaaaaaaaaagaaaaaaaaaagaaaaaaaaagacaatGTTAGAGAGCAACCATGGGCGAGATCAACGTCGAATCGCTAGCCTAAAGAAAAATTCAATGAAAAAAcaagtaccatataaaatacaagAGGGCCATAAATAGGGTAAATGTAAAGGCAGCCACTCTTCTAAATGGCGGCCATGAAAAGATTCCCCATCTATGGTTGCGGGAATGGGTGGTGTACTCCTGCATCATGCCGACCGAGTTTTGTAGTGCTTCATCAAGACGGGCGCGTCGGTGTTGAGCTCGTACACAAGAGAGAATTTAGTATGAGTTGTAGTTGTTAAGACTAATGGTCGCGGGACACCGTGAGCACGAGAGAGCACTGCACGTAGAAAAATCACACTCGAATATTCGAGCTTCCCCACCATATTTTTTTTTCTCAATGTTTGCCTCTTACGTACGTCGTATAAGCCAACGAGGACAAGGATAGACTCCGGTGTCAAGGCATGAAGCAGCCAGAACGACATGACACTAGGGGATGAGTCGTAGATTTGTCATTTTCATTATTTAAGTAGAAGGTTCTTACAAATTGTAAAAGCCAAGGTCAAGGCATCCATGGACCCAAAACACAAGCATACATGATATTACTCAAGGCACTCTCACCGACTAAACGCCACATAGTTCTCTCGTCTTTGATATTAGTCACAAGCATAAAAGAGGTCGACGAGTGGTTCTGGACGACGCGAATCATCTCTCTTTCCAAATCTCACAAGCGATGGACATAAGAAGCGAAGCCATGAAGTTCTTCGATTGACTCATCTTATGGATCTTCTACAGCACCACTCCTAGACGGAGTGGAGGGCATACCAATCACTGTAAAAGATGAAAATAGAGAGGGGCCAAGTCAACCCTTTCAAGCGGCCTAATGGTGAACCATGAACCGGCACTCGAAAAGGCGATGAGATGTTGATTCTTGGACTTTGTCACAAAGCTTGCAAATTGCACGACCGACAAAAAGAAGATTCTACATTTTGGTGGCCCCGATATCCTCTAAACCATAGAAGGCATGGTAGAGGAGGCGAGACCCGTAAATTGCATCTTATACGCAGGTGGCCGGGGTGGaggggtgggtgggtgtggggggTGTTCAAAGTTAAGCTTTCCAAAGTTTAAGTAACCATAGAGAATGGAAAGAAGTGTCACCGTCTGCTACAGGCTGAGACCAAATGTTGTTAGAACCGTCGTGGAATATAATTCCTTCCATATTTCGTCCATTTGCTATTGCTATATGCTGGTgttatgtggtgaccctgcataccactgcatgttgtagtatgccagtcgttgatataacattcgcgaagtaccattccgcaaatattacatccctcagagtagtacaacagaacatagcagggtccataactcattcacatattattacaatcatcatacacaagtcgtcttggagctcctcttgggtcttaANNNNNNNNNNNNNNNNNNNNNNNNNNNNNNNNNNNNNNNNNNNNNNNNNNNNNNNNNNNNNNNNNNNNNNNNNNNNNNNNNNNNNNNNNNNNNNNNNNNNaatccctaggccttgttcctaaatgctgtgagttactactgcttgttcttgttttcttgcgttactactgtctgtaataccaccaccatcaactacacgccaagcacttttcagcACCGTTgctctgctcatacttatttataccacactgtatttcactatctcttcgccgaactagtgcacctattaggtgtgttggggacacaagagacttcttgctttgtggttgcggggttgcatgagagggatatctttgacctcttcctccccgagttcgataaaccttgggtatccacttaagggaaacttgctgctgttctacaaacctcgctcttggaggcccaacatcgtctacaggaaaggaggggaacgtagacatcaagcacttttaaggcgccgttgccgaggaggaaaggtaaaaggctctcatactacggtctcgagtAAAGTATTTTAcgtgcgccgtcgtgtgtgtgctcaaagctatttcctttagatcctgcaattgcatcttgttgtttcttgtttacactagtttggcataatgtacaagagtgagcttcttattctatttctgatttaaaacatggattgtttgatgcgaaaattaaaaaacctatgaaatcttctttgcatgctggtagtaatattagtatgaacgctttgaacaccattgttgacaataatatagaaagttctaagcttgggaaagtctggttttcatgatctttttagtcccccaagcattgaggagaaaatttactttgatgatactttgcctcc encodes:
- the LOC124657468 gene encoding la-related protein 1B-like, which gives rise to MSPAAGGASPARTAAGSFAPAPAPTAAAIGAPPRPQENLRDPAAQAEGPDPGNAAARKTAWNVPPPPPAPAGGGIIGGEESWPALVDAAPGRAGPNSASSDSLRSLSDGSAPSAPEDLIAPSVASQPVSNPISTSPSPSPASTSPPPSAPTTAPSPQNGSPSQPDSVRHDSAGHAGNNRGTAHDGNNELVSAGNESSRGRSTGNNSSDENSSSGGDGNWNDGGLGGGSNLNSSVHSGGSNLNSSVHSGGSSLGSSVHSGGIGGSGTDSSRRVLSSNNWNGSGRGGGGSNDSGNGSGDWGNRNSGGRGGGRWNNNGRNDSGSSNGFGGRGGRNRRDHDRGGNFSPRNYSRAMPVQQQQQQSGFYQPGAFQRPPPPPLATHFMMPPPYGSYVPPFGYPGDVQAFPYYVTPVEQQFQNMQLVQQSMQPFGVQQDQQSLQNDIRHQIEHYFSTDNLCHDTYLRERMDDQGWVPIDLIASFPRCSRFTMLGVDTNYILDSLRGSELLEVQGNNIRRRNDWSAWLLRRGPPPSN